The following is a genomic window from Candidatus Bathyarchaeota archaeon.
TACTATGACTACGGTGTTGGCGTGCTCTTTTTCGTGTTAGGCTTGTTCTTTGCAATAAGAGACCTAACTAATAGAAACCTTTTCTTTGTTATCTTCGGCTTAACGGCATTATACTTCGCTTCTTCTATGGTTCGATTAACCATATTGTTAGCGCCCGCATTCTGCCTTCTGATGGCAATCGGAATAGTGAACTTGTTGAAACCATTCATAACCATAATGAAAGAGACGCCAAAACTAGCCCTAGGCAAAAGATATATCACAGGACATGTTGGAAAGGAATTCAGCGGATCGGTTCTCATCCTCATATTCTTGCTTTTAACACTAACCTATGCCTTTCCTTCGCCGAGAATGTATACCCATTCATACTCACCACCTACAATACTTTCCGCAAGCACCCCAATACGACCATCAGAGCCAATTACTGAGTGGACTGAGATGCTTGAATGGATGAAACTTAACCTTCCAGAAAAAGCAATTGTCTGCAGCTGGTGGGACTACGGATATTGGATATCAGTGAAGGGGAATCGAACATCTCTTGCAGATAATGCCACTTTCAACACTACACACATAGGATTGATAGGCCAAGTTTTTATGTCCAATGAAACCCAAGCAGTAAAAATTCTAAAAGAGCGATTCAACGGGCCCGATGGACCCCCAACACACATTCTTGTCTTCACGACATTCAACAGTCTAGGAGGCGACGGTAATTATGGTGACGAGGGAAAATGGCGATGGATGGCTAGAATTGCCAACCAAAGTGTAGCTCCTGGCTTCTATTGGGAGTCAGAAGACGAACGATCCAATACTTTCGGAAACATAACGGAGGAGGGACAGTGGGTTTGGAATGATGTGGGAAAAAACACAACAATTTACAAGTTGATGGAAACAGCAAAGTACTCTTTAGGTGGTGCTCCCGAAGAAGCACCTGACCTAGAATTCTTCAAAGTCTCCCACTTCTCGCCTGGAAACCCAATAGCATCCCTTGGAACTTACGAAGAACAAACCGTGTACCTTTTCGCGTTGGTTGCTCTTTATGAAGTGAATTACCCCGCTGCTTGAAGGCGAAAAACTTGTTTCCTAAAGCGGTTGATCAACATAAGCCAAACAAACCTTTAGTTCCAAATGGGCTCGGCGTGACATATGTCCTAGTTAGTGCAGTCTACCTTTTTGTACTCTACTTTTTTGACCATGCAACAGCCTTGCCTTTAGCCGGGTGTATTTTATTCGGCGGATTTATGGGACTTCTTGATGACTGGGTAGACTTGAGATGGCGATACAAAGCGTTTCTACCACTATTTGCATCATTGCCCTTAGCCGTGCAGAGAGAAGCAATAGGTCCCGAAGCCACAAAAATGGCGACGTATATCTTCGGCAAAATTGATTTCGGCATCTACTTCTACATCATAGTAATACCGATAATAGTCACTATAACGACTAATGCAGTAAATCAACTTGGCGGGTTAAACGGTTTAGAAACTATCTGCCCTTCTATTATCATGGTTGGATTAATGGTTACTTCCCCTAAGACCAATGTTCTTCTTTTTGCGCCTTTTCTCATCTACCTAATTCTTGCCTGCTTAAACTTTTCTGGAAAGATTTTTGTTGGGAATACTGGTACTTTCGCCGTAGGCATCACACTTGCCTCGTACGCAATCATCGCGAATAACGAACAAACGTTACTGATTTCAATTCTACCCTTCATCCTCAACTCCTCCCTGATACTGCTAAACATTTTCTTGTTGGGCAAGACAGCCCATCTCATTCTAAAGAATCACACACTATGTTCAGAAAACAGGCGCAGTCTGTTAACGCTAATCGCTTACTATAAACCTTTAACTGAGCGGAAACTTGTATCAGTTGTGTCGTTGCTTATTGCACTTTCAACTTTCATAGCAGTCTTTGCGTGGTTTACATGATAAAAAGAGTGTTGATAACAGGCGCTGGCGGTCCAGCTGGTGTAAACTTCACGCAGTCGTTGAAGATTGCACCAGAGAAAATGTTCTTGGTCGGCACCGAAGCAAACAAGTACTATGCCAATCTGGCATCGACTGATAAGATATATGTTGTCTCAAAAGCAACAGCCTCCAATTACATCGATATAGTAACCCAAATTATTGAAAAAGAAAAAATCGAATTTGCTCATCCACAACCAGATATTGAAGTGAAAACTTTTTCAGAGAACAGGGAAAAACTAGAAGTAAACATCTTTCTTCCATCAAAGACTACAATACAAATCTGCCAAGACAAACTTAAATCAGCTGAAAGGTGGAAAAAAAAAGGTGTCTCTGTGGCAAAAGCAATCGAGTTAAAGAACGAAGCCGACGTTGAAAGAGCCTTTGGAGAACTCGGAACCCCCCTTTGGATAAGAGCCAAATGGGGAGCTGGAGGAAAAGGAAGTACCCCTGCAAGCAGTCTGGAAACAGCGTTATCGTGGATCAATTACTGGAAATCTCGTAACAAAGAATGGCAATTCATTGCTCAAGAATATCTACAGGGCAGGAACATCGGATTTCACAGTCTGTGGAAAGATGGCGAGCTTGTTACATCAATGGCTAGAGAGCGGGTACAGTACATCTATCCCCATCTTGCCCCCTCTGGAATAACTGGTACACCTTCTGTTCAACGAACAATACACGATGACGAGGTTAACGAAACCGCCACCGAGGCTGTACTAGCAATCGACCCAAGCTTCAATGGCATTGCATGTGTAGACTTGAAGGAAAACAACAAGGGAATCCCGTGCGCCACGGAAATCAACGCTGGACGAATGTTCACAACCTCGTTTTTCTTCTCCTACACAAGCAAGAAATTGCTGAAGAGCTATCACGCAAACTTTCCCTACCTCTGCCTTAAACTAGGCTACCGAGAGCATATTCCCAACATTCCAAAATATAACATTTTGCCACAAGACCTCTACTGGATCAGACATATCGACGCACCGGCAAGACTTGTCAAGGCGGGGAAAGTCGTTGGGGCAATGTATAGATGATTGATGGCGTCGTTTTTGATTTAGAAGGAACCCTAGTTAAACTTCCTATAGACTATGAGAAGTTGTATGAAGAGATAAAGAGAGAGCTAAGGATTTCGAGAGTTAAACCGTTAACTAAAACTGTTAAGAAGTTAGACGGCAAGTCACGGGAGAAAGTTTACGAACTTTGGGAACGTGCTGAATTGAAAGCGTTACCGAACATGAGCGCCAACGATGAAGGAATGAAAATATACAAAAAACACTCCAACAAGCCCGTGGCGTTAGTTACCATGCAAGGCAAGACTGTTGTCAGAAAAATCCTTGACCACTTTCACCTATCTTTTAATGCCGTAGTCACTAGGGAAGGTGAGATAGATAGAGCGCAACAAATTAGAAAAGCCATAGACGAAATAGGCTTGGAGCCCCACAGCGTAGTCGTGGTCGGAGACAGAGACAGCGATGAAGCCGCAGCGAAACAAGTCGGTTGCGCATTCTTAAGGGTGATGGCTTGAAAGTCTGGTATGATGCTTGTACTGGAAAACACGTAAGATACGGAGTTGCCATAGCCCAACGGCTCAAAGCTTTAGGGCACGAAGTCATACTCACCACCAGAAAACACCCCGACACACTTGCATTATCCAAACTGCTCGGCGAAAAGTTCAAAGTTGTAGGCAAGTATTCCCCCTCTTCAGTTCAATCTAGACTGAAGGAAAGTTTGAAGCGTCAACTCGCTTTTTGTGAAATGTTCGAGAATGAACCGCCAGATTATGCTGTCTCTCACGGGTCTATCGACTTGTGTCGAGTTGCTTTCGGATTGGGCGTACCTACGATATCAACGGCTGATGCTCCCCACGCTATTGCAGCAAACAAACTTGCACTGCCACTAGTCGATGTCTTAATCGCTTCCAAGGCAATCCCTCCACGGGAATATGAGAGCTTTGGAGTTAAGAAAATCGTCCAGTTTGACGGAGTGGACGAAGTGGCTTGGGTGAAGGGCTACAAGCATGGACCCGACGAGTACGAAAAGCCCCTAATAGTTGTTAGACAAATGGAAACCATGGCGTCTTACGCCAAGGGAAAACGCGATGCCACGGAACAGATAGCGCAGAAACTTGTCTCTCTTGGGAATGTAATGTTTATTCCACGATATGACAGAAGCCCCAGACGCGGGTTGATTGTTCCGCAGGAATTTGCTGACTCTGTCCGTCTTTCAGCTGCTGCAGATCTAGTTGTGAGTGTTGGGGGAACGATTTCTAGAGAAGCTGCGTTGCAGGGGACTCCGAGTTTGGTGATTCCCATTTTTGGAGCGTCTTACGTCAATGATTATCTTTTCAAGCTGGGATTCACATTATTCACGGTGGAGCCGAGTGAGGTTTTCAAACTAGCGAAGAAACATGTGAGTCAAAAATGGGATGTTAAAGAACGGTTGGAACTGCTTGAAAATCCAGTTGACTATATTGAAAAAATCATTAGAAAGAAACTCTGATGCTGCTGAAACAATACTAAAACGAAGTTTGCGTTTTTAAAAGCAGCATTTCTATCAAATTCTGCAATCCATAAGAGCTAAATAGAGTGGAACGTCCACATCTTACAATAAAAGTATTCATGGAGCTAAAAGACGCTTGAGGGTTGAAAAGGTTCTGGTTATCGGGCTGGGAGAGATAGGTGCTCCTCTTCTGGAGGTTGTTAAGGGAGTTCATAGTGCAGAAGGGTTAGACATTGAGCCTAAAGAGGTTCATGGCCCCGTTGATGTGCTGCATATTTGCTTCCCCTATAGTACAAATTTTGTAGAGACCACGGTCAATTATATGAACAAGTTTAATCCTAAACTGACCATCATAGAAAGCACAGTTCTCCCCTTCACAACAAGCAAAATCTATGAAAAAACCCAAAAACCAGTCTCTCACAGTCCAGTGCGGGGAAGAAAAGCCGACGGATTCAAATGGGCATACTTCACCTACACAAAGTTCATTGGACCCGCAAAACCAGAATTTGGAAAAATGACAGAAGAATACTATCAATCGTTAGGCTTCAAAACACACGTATGTAACTCTCCTTTGGAAACGGAGTTCATGAAAGTTCTCAACACCACCTATTATGGGCTTATGATTACTTGGTTCCAAGAAATCCACCGAATCTGCGAAAAATTCCAGCTCAAAGAGGAAGAGGTAATCGAGTTTTTCAGAACAAATGAAAGAGATTCGGGGGGAAGGCATCTGCGCCCGGTGTTTAGTCCTGGAGTTATAACAGGACACTGTGTGATTCCAAACGCCGAGTTGCTGAAAGAGTTGTATCCGTCCCCTTTTGTTAAGGTTCTTCTGGAGTCAAACGAAAGACGGAAAAAAGAAGCAGAATCGAAGTAGACTCGCTTATTAGATAGGTGCTATGCAACAGATGAGGACCCTATCCGCGGCGCTAAGCATTAGAAGCCGTTTTTTAAGGCTGCAAGGCAATAAGCTACAGCATATACAGATTTGCAGGGGCAAAGTCGTTTGAAAATGAAAGCCATAGTGATACTGGTCTCTATGTCGCTCATAGTCTTAGAAAGACTTCTCCCAGTATCTAAGATTTGGATAATTTTGGTCCCGCCGATAGCCTTCAGCATAGTGGCTACCATTCTATCAGTTAGAAAAGGAAACTCATACCTCAATGAACTGCCAAATGTCCTAAGAGTTTTATCTGCATCCGTTGGAGCCGTGTTACTAGGCTTTTTCTCGCCTCTTTCTATAATGTCTGGGCTCTTGTTTGTTTTACTTGGTGTTTTTGCAAATGACGAAGCTGTGAGGAGGTTGTACAGGCATAAAGGGGTTATTGTGCTGACCGGTATTGACGCCACTGGAAAGTCAACGCACGCTCGCAACATTTCTTCTTGGTTAAAAGGCAAAGGTATAAAATGCGAAATACTGCCGTTCCACAGATACCTCTTTCTTGGCAAGCTTTCTAACTTGAAAAGTGGAGGAAAACTAAGCCAAGCAACGGGAAACAGGGCTCCTATAGCCAAGACTAGTAAGTTTTCTCTTATTAGACCTTACGTGGCTCTTGTTGACAACGTCATATTTTACATTCTTAGAGTGCTTCCGCACATCGTTAAGCGGGAATACGTGGTTTGCGACCGTTTTATCTGGGACAACTACGTTAAACACAAAGCTCTTGGATACAACACACGTTTTCTTTTCAGACTTTCCACTCTGATAAAGCCCCAAATCAGCATAGTTTTCGACTTACCTGCAGAAATTGCCTTCGAGAGAGTGGAGAAAAGAGAGAAGCACCTGCGATACTCAATTGAGCAGTATAAGATTGAAAGAAAGGAATTCAAAAAAATAGCGATGATGCTAAACTACCCAGTGGTCAACACGAACGAGTCAATTCAACAAACTTGGAATCGGATAGAGGCTTATCTTGATTCGTTTATTTGAGAAAAAACAGCACAGCAGGTTTTAGTAAAATGTTTTTATCATACTTTTTGGCTAGTTAACCTGTCCGGTGATTGCTAAGAAAATGGCAAAAGTTCACGTTTGTCATGTAAAGAGATGGAGAAATGAAGCGCAGAAAGAAAGAAAACGAAAGAACTATAAAGATAGGAATAGGGATTCCTTGTCACATCAAAGATAAGCATTTTTTGGAGGCATGCTTACAGGCCATTGCTAATCTTGACCCCCCGCCACATACTTATTTAGTGGATTTGAACGAGGGTGAAGACGGATTAAAGGGAATTAGAACACGTTTGTTTGATAAACTATTCGAAACATGTGATGTTGTTCTTCAATGCGATGTTGAATTTTACTTGTTCCCGGATATATTATCCCACGTTCAAGAAAGAAAAGTAACAAGTTTCTGCCACTTAACACGAAGCCTTGTTGATATTATCAAAGTAGTAGCACGTTTTTTAAGCCCTAATCCTTGGACAGGTTGTTATAGTTTACCGAAACATGTTTGGCAGAAAGTCAAAATATCTTATAGATGGGATGGAACAGATACGAGCATTCAGAAAATTGCAAGCAACTATAAATTTGTGTATACCCCCAAATATTACATTCTCCGTCGCTCTCCACGTAGAATTCAAGTTGCTTTGAGTGACAAAAGTTTGCTAAAGAAAATAAGAAATTTACTACTGCGAGGGATCTAGAGAACATGTCTGAAATAGTTGACTTTAGAGTGAGACTTCGAACACCCAGCGCATTGAAAGCTTGGGTTCCCAAACCCATACCTCAGTTTGAAAAATACATAGACTTCTACAAGATGAAACCTCGGTTAACCTATCAAACTCCAGAGGAAACAATCGAAGAAATGCGAAGTGTAGGAATCAAAAAAGCGGTACTGTGTTCGGGTAGCGCGGAAGGAAACAAGATTCTTGCTACGATGTGTAAAGAATACAGTGATGTTTTCATTGGAATAGCAGGAGCAAAACTCAACAAGGGAGTAATGCACGCCTACAAGGAATTAAAGAAATCATTGAGCGCGAATTTGCTCGGATTTAATTTCGGTGGACTCCTGCAAAATCCGCCGATGGCTATTGATGATAAAAAACTCTATCCATTATATGCCCTTTGCATTGACTACGACGTATGTGCAATAGTACACTCATCGCTACACTATTACACTGGATCGAAACTAGAACTGAACAGTCCGTTCAGAATCGACAACGTTAGTGTTGATTTTCCAGACTTGAGAATAGTCATGTCCCATGCTGGAAATGGTTTCGGAGACTTGCCTCTAGTGTTGGCACACAGGCATCCAAACGTATACTTGGAAGTGAGCGCGTTGCGACCAAAACACTTACCACAATCATACATTAGTGCTATGAACAAATACCTGAGCCAAAAATTCATTTTTGCAAGTGACTACCCTTTGCTGCCATTTACCATAGTGGAAGAATGGAAGCAATACGTTAAGAAAGAGAATTACGAAAGATTTTTCCACGAGAATGCAATGACCGCTCTCTTCGGTCGACGGCGATAACAATGAAAGCGAAAGAAATAGCTTCGTTTATTGGCGGGGAACTTATAGGCAATCCAATGAAAGATGTGACGAAGCCAAGTTATTTGCATACAGCCAAAGGAGACGAGCTGACATATTGTTATCTAAAGAGTGATGAAAGAGATTTGGAAGCAATAAGCAAAACAAAAGCGGGGATAATAATATGTCAGAAGAATCTTAGAAGGAAGCTTGAACGAATCAATGTCAAGCCCACGCTGATTCTTAGTGAAGCACCAAAATACGATTTTGCCAAAGTTCTCCAAGAGTTCTTTGTGAAGGAAACACCCATGATATCTCCATTTTCCTACGTGGCTGTGAATGTGAAACTAGGAAAAAATGTCGACATCCATCCAGGTGTAGTAGTTCATGGTAATACAGTAATAGGAAATAGAGTGATTGTAAGGTCAAACGCTGTTTTAGGTGCAGAAGGACTTGACTATGGGAGAAACCAAAGAGGTGAGCTAAAAAGAATACCCCATATGGGCCATTTAATCATCGAGGATGATGTAGACATAGGAAGCAATACAATAGTTCAAAAAGGAATACTTAGACCTACAATCATAGGAAAGGACACCAAAATTGGACCGAACTGTGACATTGGGCATGAGGTGAAAATTGGAGAACATTGTATAATAACAGGGATGACTCTAGTGGCGGGAGCAACTGAAATAGGAGATCATACCTACATAGCACCACATTCAACTATAAAAAACAGTATCAAAATAGGTAGCAACGTTTTTGTAGGAATTGGAAGTTTGGTGATACGCAATGTTCCTGATGGAACAAAAGTGGTTGGAAGACCCGCTATAGAAATAGAACGTTTCAGAGAACATAGAAAACGTCTAAAGGAACTGTTGGGAGAAGACATATGAAAAGAGCCGCAATGATAGGCTTAGACGGTATGTCCTGGCACATTCTAGACCAGCTTTTTGAATGGAAAGTTATGCCGAATCTTGAAGAGCTCACAAAAGAATCACTAAGAGGAACTTTGCGATCAACAATTCCTCCAGAATCAGCTCCTGCATGGACAAGTATAGCAACAGGTGTAAATCCAGGAAAACATGGAATCTTTAGTTTCACAAAACCCACAGAAAATTATGATGATATAAGAATCATGAGTTCCCGTGACGTTAAATATTTAAGAATTCATGAAATGGTCGCGATACAGAACTTAACAAGCGTCTGTGTAAACCAACTTCTGACCTATCCTATAAAGAGAATCCAAAAATCATACGTAATTACTGATTGGCTCTCTCCAGAAATAAAATATTCCCCAGAGATAAAACAATACGCGGAGAATTACCGAGGACCCACATTGAGCAAGCCGCTGCCTCTACTAACAAAAAATTGGCATTCCGAATACGTTGATGTATCAAGCCGTGTCGATACAGTCAACACACTTCTACAAAAGATAAATTGGGACTTGTTTTGGGTCGTTTATAGCGAACCAGACCATCTGTTCCATAGATACTATGATTTGGTCATGAAAAGAGACAAAAGACTAATGCAATTATTCACTAAGATCGACGAGACTTTTGGAATAGTTAAGGATATTGCTGATCTAATAATAGTTGTTTCTGATCATGGCTTCCGTAAGTATAGCAAAGGAGTATATGTCAATACTACACTTGGAAATCTAGGGTTGGCAGAAAAAGTATCACAACAAACCATTAAAAATATTTCTTGTCAACGGCAGATCGGCGAACCTAAAGTAAAATTTCGCCTACCAGAAAAGTTGAACAGATATATTTCTGCAATTCCACCACCAGTTGAAGCAATATTGCTGAAACTCTATAAACAATTTCTGAAGGCAGACATCAAGGTGGCACTTACAACTCATGTTAACCCAAAATCATCAAAAGCATTTGCGCATGGATTTGGAATTTTTGTAAAAGAAAAAAAACTGATTGATTACGTTATCTCAATGTTAAAGAAAAAAACCTTCGTCGGAGGGATATGGAAAAAAGAAGAACTTTATGATGGGGAACAGTTGAAGGCTATGCCAGACTTGGTGATAGTTCCGAACTTTGATGGAGGATTCGCATTTCGTGGCGACGTTATCGCGCCTAAGTCAGTGATAAGGAGAGGTTTTTCTAATCACCACCCCGATGGTATCATAATACTCTACGAAAAAAATGTACGACCAGTTTGGGTAAATGGAACAAGAGTGTATGATGTCGTTCCCACAATATTGGATTTTCTTGGCTTGGATATACCAGAAAACACAGACGGCAAAGTGATAAATTTCGCAGCATAGCTACGATAGAGTGCAGTTTCTCTGGAAGAGAATTTGTGAACTACAGGAAGAAAATTCCTTAAGATTAGAGATTGATAGGTGACTGGCTTACGAAAGATGAGATCTGTTGCGGTACTCAAGCATTTTGATATTTGTTGAGTTAGTAATATTAAGATGATTAGCCTTGCAACGGATACTGATGGGAAGCTTGTGAACTACTGAATATGAAATCTTAGGAAAAACAAAGATGCCCAAAGCTTTCTTCTGCCTCAAAATATCTAGTGCGCTGCTACTCTCTTGCACGTACAATATGATTAAGCAAGCCGGCAATCCATCGGAGGCGCGATGGAAGATAGT
Proteins encoded in this region:
- a CDS encoding amidohydrolase family protein, giving the protein MSEIVDFRVRLRTPSALKAWVPKPIPQFEKYIDFYKMKPRLTYQTPEETIEEMRSVGIKKAVLCSGSAEGNKILATMCKEYSDVFIGIAGAKLNKGVMHAYKELKKSLSANLLGFNFGGLLQNPPMAIDDKKLYPLYALCIDYDVCAIVHSSLHYYTGSKLELNSPFRIDNVSVDFPDLRIVMSHAGNGFGDLPLVLAHRHPNVYLEVSALRPKHLPQSYISAMNKYLSQKFIFASDYPLLPFTIVEEWKQYVKKENYERFFHENAMTALFGRRR
- a CDS encoding HAD-IA family hydrolase, with protein sequence MIDGVVFDLEGTLVKLPIDYEKLYEEIKRELRISRVKPLTKTVKKLDGKSREKVYELWERAELKALPNMSANDEGMKIYKKHSNKPVALVTMQGKTVVRKILDHFHLSFNAVVTREGEIDRAQQIRKAIDEIGLEPHSVVVVGDRDSDEAAAKQVGCAFLRVMA
- a CDS encoding DUF354 domain-containing protein — translated: MKVWYDACTGKHVRYGVAIAQRLKALGHEVILTTRKHPDTLALSKLLGEKFKVVGKYSPSSVQSRLKESLKRQLAFCEMFENEPPDYAVSHGSIDLCRVAFGLGVPTISTADAPHAIAANKLALPLVDVLIASKAIPPREYESFGVKKIVQFDGVDEVAWVKGYKHGPDEYEKPLIVVRQMETMASYAKGKRDATEQIAQKLVSLGNVMFIPRYDRSPRRGLIVPQEFADSVRLSAAADLVVSVGGTISREAALQGTPSLVIPIFGASYVNDYLFKLGFTLFTVEPSEVFKLAKKHVSQKWDVKERLELLENPVDYIEKIIRKKL
- a CDS encoding alkaline phosphatase family protein, with the translated sequence MKRAAMIGLDGMSWHILDQLFEWKVMPNLEELTKESLRGTLRSTIPPESAPAWTSIATGVNPGKHGIFSFTKPTENYDDIRIMSSRDVKYLRIHEMVAIQNLTSVCVNQLLTYPIKRIQKSYVITDWLSPEIKYSPEIKQYAENYRGPTLSKPLPLLTKNWHSEYVDVSSRVDTVNTLLQKINWDLFWVVYSEPDHLFHRYYDLVMKRDKRLMQLFTKIDETFGIVKDIADLIIVVSDHGFRKYSKGVYVNTTLGNLGLAEKVSQQTIKNISCQRQIGEPKVKFRLPEKLNRYISAIPPPVEAILLKLYKQFLKADIKVALTTHVNPKSSKAFAHGFGIFVKEKKLIDYVISMLKKKTFVGGIWKKEELYDGEQLKAMPDLVIVPNFDGGFAFRGDVIAPKSVIRRGFSNHHPDGIIILYEKNVRPVWVNGTRVYDVVPTILDFLGLDIPENTDGKVINFAA
- a CDS encoding ATP-grasp domain-containing protein, with product MIKRVLITGAGGPAGVNFTQSLKIAPEKMFLVGTEANKYYANLASTDKIYVVSKATASNYIDIVTQIIEKEKIEFAHPQPDIEVKTFSENREKLEVNIFLPSKTTIQICQDKLKSAERWKKKGVSVAKAIELKNEADVERAFGELGTPLWIRAKWGAGGKGSTPASSLETALSWINYWKSRNKEWQFIAQEYLQGRNIGFHSLWKDGELVTSMARERVQYIYPHLAPSGITGTPSVQRTIHDDEVNETATEAVLAIDPSFNGIACVDLKENNKGIPCATEINAGRMFTTSFFFSYTSKKLLKSYHANFPYLCLKLGYREHIPNIPKYNILPQDLYWIRHIDAPARLVKAGKVVGAMYR